One Verrucomicrobiota bacterium DNA window includes the following coding sequences:
- a CDS encoding adenylate kinase: MRVILLGPPASGKGTQAQFLKEHFDLPTVSTGELIREEIRRQSEIGRATQAGIEAGAFLADDLVREMIAARLAQLPDGFVLDGFPRTLPQAEALEGLLEESGQPLDHVFHLDVEEEVLLDRVLHRVGCPGCGRSFSEKKNPIAEGGPCPRPGCGGRLLRRKDDTRETLERRLGEYREKTRPLIGFYRERGLLRVLAGAREADEVFAQLREVLAAASETA; this comes from the coding sequence GTGCGTGTCATTCTCTTGGGCCCGCCCGCTTCCGGGAAGGGCACCCAAGCGCAGTTTCTCAAGGAGCACTTCGATTTGCCCACCGTCTCGACCGGAGAACTCATCCGGGAAGAGATCCGGCGCCAAAGTGAGATCGGGCGAGCGACGCAGGCCGGAATCGAGGCCGGGGCCTTCTTGGCGGATGACTTGGTTCGGGAGATGATCGCGGCCCGCTTGGCCCAGCTGCCGGACGGCTTTGTCTTGGATGGCTTCCCCCGGACCCTCCCGCAGGCCGAGGCCTTGGAGGGGCTTTTGGAAGAGTCTGGCCAGCCGCTCGATCACGTCTTCCACCTCGATGTCGAGGAGGAGGTCTTGCTCGATCGCGTCCTCCATCGAGTGGGTTGCCCGGGCTGTGGGAGGAGTTTCTCTGAAAAGAAAAACCCGATCGCTGAAGGAGGCCCCTGCCCTCGGCCAGGTTGTGGCGGGCGCTTGCTCCGCAGAAAAGATGACACCCGGGAAACCCTGGAGCGGCGCTTGGGCGAATACCGAGAGAAGACCAGACCGCTGATCGGCTTTTATCGTGAGCGAGGGCTTTTGCGAGTGCTTGCGGGAGCGCGGGAAGCAGACGAGGTCTTTGCCCAGCTTCGGGAAGTGTTGGCCGCGGCCAGCGAGACGGCATGA
- the secY gene encoding preprotein translocase subunit SecY, translated as MISAFANCLKVPELRQRIFFTLAIIVVVRLGAAVTLPGVDSINLQKYVDASLEAQNATSGAAAINALLTMFSGGGLQNCAIFALGIMPYISASIMLQLGTAVIPQLGKLSREDGGRQKITQYTRIVTIILALFQGFMLVRSLENPSTNPFLSGYSVEEFGPLVPDPDFWFYLVAVTTIVGGTMLLMWLGEQVTERGIGNGISLIIAINIISALPGALVILWNTYLKPAEGMEFNPFDPALLVLLIVFLVAVVAAVIAITEAQRRITIQYAKRVVGRKVYGGQTQYMPLKVNYSGVMPIIFAQAIVVFPAQILGMVARNADWTQSLQFHLSPASWVYYVVSALLIFFFSYFWVATMFQPTQIADDLKKNGGYIPGVRPGKPTADFLDFTMGRLTFAGALFLTLIYALPAALNYVMGVPYLAGQLFGGTSILILVGVVLDIMRQIETHLLQKNYDGFLRKGKIRGRFERKQASGQAASSRTLITLWVTIAILSIFGMVAYLAN; from the coding sequence ATGATCTCCGCTTTCGCTAACTGCCTCAAGGTTCCCGAGCTTCGGCAACGCATCTTCTTCACCCTGGCCATCATCGTGGTGGTGCGCTTGGGCGCAGCCGTCACCCTGCCGGGCGTCGATTCCATCAACCTTCAAAAATACGTGGATGCCTCCCTCGAGGCACAGAATGCCACTAGTGGGGCGGCCGCCATCAACGCGCTTCTCACGATGTTCAGCGGGGGCGGTCTCCAGAACTGCGCCATCTTCGCGCTCGGGATCATGCCCTACATCAGCGCGTCGATCATGCTACAGCTGGGCACTGCCGTCATTCCGCAGCTCGGCAAGCTCTCCCGGGAGGACGGAGGGCGTCAGAAAATCACGCAGTACACCCGCATCGTCACCATCATCCTGGCCCTCTTTCAAGGCTTCATGCTGGTGCGGTCTCTGGAAAACCCCTCCACCAACCCCTTCCTTTCAGGCTACAGCGTGGAAGAGTTCGGGCCCTTGGTCCCCGACCCGGACTTTTGGTTCTACCTGGTAGCCGTGACCACCATCGTGGGCGGGACCATGCTTTTGATGTGGTTAGGGGAACAGGTCACCGAACGCGGGATCGGCAATGGGATCTCCCTCATCATCGCCATCAATATCATCTCGGCCCTCCCGGGGGCTCTCGTCATCCTCTGGAATACCTACCTGAAACCGGCCGAGGGCATGGAATTCAACCCCTTCGACCCCGCCCTCCTGGTCCTCTTGATCGTCTTCCTGGTGGCGGTGGTGGCGGCAGTCATCGCCATCACCGAAGCCCAGCGGCGGATCACCATCCAGTATGCCAAGCGGGTGGTGGGCCGGAAGGTCTACGGGGGCCAGACCCAATACATGCCCCTCAAGGTGAACTACTCCGGGGTCATGCCGATCATCTTCGCCCAAGCCATTGTGGTCTTCCCGGCCCAGATTTTGGGGATGGTGGCGCGGAACGCCGATTGGACGCAAAGCCTGCAATTCCACCTCAGCCCCGCCTCTTGGGTCTACTATGTGGTCTCGGCGCTCTTGATCTTCTTCTTCAGCTACTTCTGGGTCGCCACCATGTTCCAGCCGACCCAGATCGCCGACGATCTCAAAAAGAATGGCGGCTACATCCCGGGAGTTCGTCCTGGCAAGCCGACCGCTGATTTCCTCGACTTCACCATGGGGCGCTTGACCTTCGCCGGAGCCCTCTTCCTGACCCTGATTTATGCGCTCCCGGCCGCCCTCAATTACGTCATGGGCGTGCCCTACCTCGCGGGCCAGCTCTTCGGGGGCACCAGCATCTTGATTCTGGTGGGGGTGGTGCTCGACATCATGCGTCAGATCGAGACCCACCTCTTGCAGAAAAATTACGATGGCTTCCTGCGCAAGGGCAAGATTCGGGGCCGCTTCGAACGGAAGCAGGCCTCGGGACAAGCGGCCAGCTCCCGCACCCTCATCACGCTCTGGGTCACGATCGCCATTCTCTCGATTTTTGGGATGGTGGCCTACCTCGCCAACTGA
- the rplO gene encoding 50S ribosomal protein L15 → MRLHNLQPNEGAKHRKKRLGCGESSGLGKTSGKGHKGQKSRSGGSLRPGFEGGQMPLYRRLPRKGFTNGSFRKEIAIVNLSQLEAKFAEGARVDEASLRTCQLVSGVCDGIKVLAKGELTKKLVVAVDQVSAGAKEKIEKAGGSLEAPAVAPQGEA, encoded by the coding sequence ATGCGCTTACACAATCTGCAACCGAACGAGGGAGCCAAGCACCGCAAAAAACGTCTCGGCTGCGGAGAAAGCTCCGGCCTGGGCAAGACTTCTGGGAAAGGTCACAAAGGACAGAAATCCCGTTCCGGCGGCTCGCTCCGGCCCGGCTTCGAAGGGGGTCAGATGCCGCTCTACCGCCGCCTGCCCCGCAAGGGTTTCACCAATGGCAGCTTCCGCAAGGAGATCGCCATTGTGAATCTCAGCCAGCTGGAAGCCAAATTCGCCGAGGGCGCCCGGGTGGACGAAGCCAGCCTGCGCACCTGCCAACTGGTGAGTGGGGTCTGCGATGGCATCAAGGTCCTGGCCAAAGGCGAACTCACCAAGAAACTGGTGGTGGCAGTCGACCAGGTTTCCGCGGGAGCCAAGGAGAAAATCGAGAAAGCGGGAGGCTCCCTCGAGGCCCCGGCGGTCGCCCCCCAGGGCGAGGCTTGA
- the rpsE gene encoding 30S ribosomal protein S5, with product MVTENESQPEEVPEKISVEDASAAEGPKPVESKEERGDRPRSDRRDRGPRDRRDAPGGEGDGPELTEKVVFINRCAKVVKGGRRFSFSALVVCGDQQGQVGYGFGKANEVADCIRKASESAKTQLRPVSLKDNTIPHEVIGVHGGGKVLLRPASEGTGVIAGGGVRAVVEAAGVRDVLAKSLGSNNHANVVKATLNALESLRTREQVYKLRGKKMAEQKAI from the coding sequence ATGGTAACTGAAAACGAATCGCAACCGGAAGAAGTCCCCGAGAAAATCTCGGTCGAAGACGCTTCCGCCGCCGAAGGCCCCAAGCCGGTCGAGTCCAAGGAAGAGAGAGGAGATCGTCCCCGCTCGGATCGACGTGACCGCGGTCCCCGCGACCGACGGGATGCGCCCGGCGGTGAGGGAGACGGCCCCGAACTGACCGAAAAGGTCGTCTTCATCAATCGCTGCGCCAAAGTCGTGAAAGGCGGGCGCCGTTTCAGCTTTAGTGCCCTCGTCGTCTGCGGCGACCAGCAAGGTCAGGTCGGCTATGGATTCGGCAAAGCCAATGAGGTGGCCGACTGCATCCGCAAGGCCAGCGAATCGGCCAAAACCCAGCTCCGTCCGGTCTCTCTCAAGGACAACACCATTCCCCATGAAGTCATTGGCGTGCACGGAGGGGGAAAGGTCCTCCTCCGCCCTGCTTCTGAAGGAACGGGCGTCATCGCGGGAGGCGGCGTGCGAGCCGTGGTGGAAGCCGCTGGCGTGCGTGATGTCCTCGCCAAATCGCTCGGCTCGAACAACCACGCCAACGTGGTCAAAGCCACCCTGAACGCCCTCGAATCCCTCCGCACCCGCGAGCAGGTTTACAAACTACGCGGCAAAAAGATGGCGGAACAAAAGGCCATCTAA